The genomic DNA TGCGCCGCCTGTGACGCAGGCACTGGTACACCTTCCTCCTTTCCGCTTGCAACAGCCTTCGCAAACAGGTGATAGAACCTGACATATGTCTCCGGCTCTACAGTAGGGCAAACCTGGTCTTCCACCTTCCCGTCACCGCCGACGATACACAACCTCCCGAATCTGTCCTCCGATTCCTTGCCGAAGTCGGTGTCAGTCGCCTTGCCACCGGCTCGGAGATGATCCTCCTGAGGATCCAACCCGCTCTTATGATAACTGCCTTTGGTACCCCGGACCCAGAACCGCATCTGTCTGGTCTCGACACAGGCGACGCCGGCACGAACAaagaccaacaaccccttgTTCTTATAGCTCAGGATAGCAGTCACACTATCCGGCTCCTGCTCATCGGTCCCATCCCCAGTGACAAGCCTCCCTTCTCTCTGGTTGACGAATCTCCCTGTCACGCCATCAGGCATACcaaacaacacaaacacctGATCCAACAAGTGGGAGCCAAGATCATACAACACCCCTCCCGCCTCGTCCATCTTGAGCCCCGCCTTCCACGTCGAACCCTTCGCCAGAGCCGTCAATCGTAATCTGTCAAAGTGCGTCTCGAACTCGACAATTCTTCCCAGCTTGTCCTCCTTGAGGAGATTCTGAACAGTAAGAAAGTCCGAATCCCATCGCCGGTTCTGATAGACGCAAAGCACCCGCTTTTGCTGTCTCGCCAAAGCAGTCAACTCATCCGCCTCGCCTGAGGTGGGAACAAACGGCTTCTCGACAAGGACatgcttgttgttgagcagTGCTGAGCGGGTCAGGGGGTAGTGGGTGTTTGGTGGGGTGCAGAGGACCACCACGTCGACGTCTGGGTCGGCGATGAGATCCTCGGTAGCAGTGTAGTGCTTGAGGTCAGGGTAGTCTTCTGGGGCGGAGTTGCCTGGCTTGGGAGTGCGCTGGACGATAGAGTGAagcttgagggagggggtgagttGGATGAAAGGGATGTGAAAGACTTTGGCGgagaggctggagggggtgggttaGCCgctgggttagggttgggtATGGAGATTAGGAGGAGAGACGAACCCATAGCCGACGATGCCAACGTTGAATTGCTTTTCGGTCATTGTGAGATTAGTGTTTAAGACTGATGGAAAGTTTGGTTCTTTCGGAATACCTTTCAGATAGGATTTCTTTCAGAATTAAAAGCCCCTTTTTGAGCATTGAAAGTCGTCGTTGTCTGCGGGGTAGCTGTGGTGCTGAGTCAAGAATCCACCCCCGCGATGGACTCGTATCAAGACCCCACTACCCGGGATGACGTCGAGCTCATGGAGAGAACACCATCTCAAGATGTCGACCAGGTTCGACAGTTTTTTCTTTATATCTTGATGAAAAAGCCAGATCTTTTTATTGTCATTACATATTTTGTTTAACACAACATTCTAGCCTCTCGGCTTCATGCCATTACGGTATGAAGTGTCGTCAAAAGAAGGCGGAACTAGCCGCCCCCCTTGCACCTTAACGGACCGACTCTGCTATCCCCATGGGGCTCCACGCACTCGATGACACATCAAATGATGGAACTGTTAATATCCGGGACTTTGATTGTGGAGGTCGTTGGGTCGAGTGGAAAGCCGAACAAGCCCTCAGCTCGCGAGCCAGGATAAGAAAGGAGGCTGCTCCTTGTCTCCACGAAGAACAACTTATTTTACCTTGCATCATATGTTTGGTGAAGGTCTATAGGTACTTCTTACATGGCTCGGCTGACACTTTGCAGTGGGCTGACCTTTTGAAATCCGGGATGATGATATTTGAAATCTGGGATGGAGAAGGTTTGTATTAGAACATCCCAGCAGGTTGTGGACTTTAGCTTGCCAGCTGGGTATCTAACAAGGTCTCGGcttcccttcccaacccGAGCGTTCTACCTCATGCTACGTTGGTATTCCTCTGTCGACTTCCATGCCAACTTAGTATCCCACATGACGGGAGGGCACTCGGCATCCAGGAAAGCCGCGGCAATCTCCTTGAAGTCATGACTCTCATAAGTACCCAGTTCAAGAGGATTATCCTCATATATTTTGTCGTCAAAGATCACGCAAAGATTCCTTCGAAACTGAGTCTTGGCTTTACGCCACTCCAAAAAGCCAGCATCCccagggaggaggcgaaggacATTTCGGCATTCCCACTCGGCGACGGCTTTACAGCGCATCGGACCGGCTGGGAACAGAAACTGAATGGCGCTCAGCTTCGTTTGCTCACGAAGAAGATCTTCCGAGCTTCTGGGTGAATCGCGCGCTGAAGCGAGTGTTTTGCGAACGGCCACCAGGAAGCCAGTGAGAAGGCCTAGATAAGTACAACAGAACAGCCGTTAGCGGGGTGATGGGGACTGAAGGTATTAAGAATTGACATATTTTGACAATTGGACCGCACTTGAGACGAAAGTTGGAGTGTCGGAACTTGTATGAATCGTAATAGTGGGCAAATTTGACAAGTGCGTGAAGGTCCAAAGCGTCTCCACGCATGACAAGAGGGATCTGTGAGCAAAGGATGAGTTAGCGATGACATAAAACAGTTGTATTTCGCTTTGAAGTAGTGGAAGCATACTTGGTAGGCAGCGATGTTGTGACTGTTGCAGATGTTCATGCCGTCAGGGTCATGCACCACAACGGAACTGGGGGTTCGAAAAGATATCTGGTTCGATTTCTTTGCAGAAAAGCTTCTCAACACAATAGAAATTGAGCAACTTGTCCAAGTCCTTCCGCTTCAAATAGTTCTCGAGGTATTGGATACAAGTATCCAGCCCCGGTGCAAAAGTACACTCGTGGTTGTCGAAGGTCATAGTTGTTGACTTGATGATTCCCAatggaggtggacgaggatgTGAGTTTGTAAAGATGTAAGGGATGGATCGAAGGGGAGAATAGGCGACAAGAAGAAACGTGAAACTCACAGGGCCACAATAAATAACCAGTCCAAACAAGGCAAACGCGGACTGACGGTGAATTCCTTCGGCTTCATTGTTTACTTCCCATTGCCACTACATCAGATGCTTTCCAGGCAGGTGTTTGGTCGTACTTGTTACTTGTTTGCAAGCAATGCACAACCCTATGCTCTCTGATCAAATATTCAACAAAGTGAAAACAATACTTTGCATTAAAGAAGTCAGCTATGGCTCCCGGCTCGCTGCATAACAGTGGAAGGTTCGACTCAAGACATGCTTTTGTCACGCAATCCGACGCAAAGAGATTGACACCCGAAGGGTGTGGATGCTCGCGCCGGCACACCTTCTCGGCATCCGCAAACAAGTCTTCAATGCACCTCGCCTCGTCCTGCCGGCGGAACGGCTCCAGACACGGGAGACACGTGTCTGGGCCTGGCGCGCGCGAGCAGGAGAGGGTCGACGGTGACTTCGTCatggtggctgctggtgggAACTTGATGAAGTCGGGTGGGTGGGAGATCGGATGGTGTTGGCGGCATGATGAGTCTCAGTGGGGtggaagaaagagaaaagagaaaggaCCGGCCGGCGCGGGCGGGCGACCGGGGGCTGGGGTGCCAGACATCGACGGATGGCCGGGCTAGGCCCGGGGGCAGCGAGGCCGGGGGTACACACCCGGGACCGGGATGCCATACCGGGTGAGGTACCGGCCGCGTAACAAGAGTCGCTTGCAGTGATGCTGTTAAAGCTGCTAGACTTCCGCCGCGTTCCCCTCGGGGTGATAGTCTAGAAGACTGTGGAAACCCACAAGTCGGTCGCCGATTGTTCATAACAACACGACCTTATGTCTGTGTTTTTTGTAGCTTGGTATCTTAAGAACTGGTTATCTCCAGAAACCGTTCTCTTAAGCTGGGATGAATTTTGTTCAGTCCTCTCTCAAGTTAAGCACCTGGGTGTTagggttgaagaaggattGGAACGGTCATACAAAAGGTTGCTATATAAATTCGCGGTACCTAGTTAGACCTTTGGGAAATGTGACAATGTGTGCTGCTTACAGGAATAATAGACTGCCCAAGCCAATATGGCGCCGTAAGGTAACGAAGGTCATCGATGAACTAGACTGACCGAGCTGTATAAGCAGGAACACCACAAAATTCAATAATCAAAACAGCATTGAACAGAAAAGACAGAAGAGCAAGTTCTCTGGAACCAATCCTCACCAaaaaggcagagagagaaagagagagagagagtgagcAACCTACCATTTGACTCAATCACAATAACAGAACAGAAAAAGAGCAGACGAAAGAACAACAAatcaaacaaaacaccaccccccaccccccatcacaaACCCACAATGATGGGCCAAAACAAACAGCCGCAACCTTCAACTGTTAATCAACCAtcagaacaagaacaaaGTAAATTCCAATCTGTAAAATATCTCCAAAGAATAGTAATCTAAATCTCAATCTCTCTCTTTACTGCCCTGATAATTACCCATTTTCTCTCTTTATTACTTCCCCCCCAATTTCACTCTACCATCAACCTGCTCACAAGCTTGCACTCTCTCCCCGTGACTGTGCTAATGTCCAGGATGACCCTTcccctcaacagcagccttcaccctcccccacctcgcCGCTCCATACCGATTCCAGTACCCATAGCCATAACCCCCTCCATATCCATACCCAGGCTCAGGCGTCTCAGTCGGGGTGCTGGTTGTTTCGTCAGAGgtagtagtggtggtggttgcggtCAGAGTCGAgaaggtggttggttgggcgGCACTGGACTCTGTGGTCACACCAGTTGGGTCGACAGAGGCGGTTTCAGTAGCGGGTGTGGTTGTGTTGGAGTATTGATGGGATGACGTAGATGGGAGAAGTGTCGGCTCGGTTGTGCCAGTTTCTGAGAAGGGAATGCTGGAAGTGGAAGTTGTGAAGACTGGGTCGACGGATCCCGTTTCTGAGATGGGGGCTGAGGAGGTGTAGGACGCTGTGGGGTCGATGACCGAtgccgaggtggtggaggtgtaAGTGTAAGAAGCTGTTGGGTCGACAACTGCTGTTTCGGACaagggagatgaagaggtgGCGTAAGAGGAGGTAGAGGCTCCAGTGGGGTCGACGCTTGCAGTCTCACttaaggggaaggaggtggtgtgcGAGGCTGTTGGGTCAACAATCACAGTCTCTGACAAAGAGGCTGAAGTGGTGGTGTATGAAGACGAAGTTACTCCAGTGGGATCAACGCTTCCAGTGGTGTAAGTAGGGTCGACACCGGCCGTGCCAGACGAGACAGTGGAAGAGCGGTTCAAGCTAGAAGGGAAAGAGAAGGTATAGCTGCCGTAAACAGgcctgctggtggtgctcgAAGTGGGAATGGAAGTATCAGCTCTGGTCGTTGTAGTGTTGACGAAAACAGGCCGAGATGTGGCACTGGAAGTGAGGGTGGAAGTGAAAGAGAGGATAGGGTCAGCGGTGCCTGTTGTAAAGATGGTCGGCTCCGACGATGTTGGCTCGATATATGTTCTTGTAGTCGGTATAGTAGAGCCATTGATCGACGTGTTGTCGGTGGGGAGagcagaagaggaggacagcACAGGGTCGTTGGTTCCGGTCGTAGCTACAGAGCCTTCAGACGAGGGGGCAACCGTGGGCAACGAGGAGTTGGGTAGACCAGTAATCGATGTCGAAGGACTGCCCGGCTCGGTCTCGGAGATCGGATCATAGGTGCTTGTTTCGGCACCAGAAGAGCTGGGAAGGGTGCTCACGCTCCACGACGTGGGAGCCGTGAAGCCGCGAGATGACGAAATAGGAGTGACAATCACCTCGCTGACTGTGGTTGAGGATATGTATGTTGGCTCGTAAGTGTCGGTGTCTGAACCTGTTCGAACTACCAATGAGTTAGCTACTGATGTTGACACAGAAGTCATCGTGCAACACGTACCTGACGATGTCGTCTGATACGTCACGCTCGGCTGGTACGAGTACGGGGCGCCAGAGGTATGGTTGCTCCAGATACCAGTCCCGCTCGGGTGAGGGAAGGGATATCCAGTACCACCAGTGCCTGTTGGCCAAGGAATCCAGCGAGAAGTGGAGGGCGCCGTGACTGTGGCGAAGATGGACGACGTCAAGGTCAAAGTCACAAAGCTAGTCGAGTCGACTTCAGAGGTCACCGGCAGCTCGGTGGCCACAGAAGAAGTGGTCCCAACTGGATCGACGCCTTCTGTGCTGGAACCAGTGGGAACCGAGGAGACACTGGCAGCAATAGTCGACGTCAGGTCATCCGTGATGGAAGGGAATGTCTCCATAGGTGCTGTGCTGACTCCAGTTGGCACCACAGGAGCAGTGGTATTCCAGCGACCTGTTGGTGTAGCAGACGCAGGTGAGTCGCTGGGTCCAGTGCCCCAGGGAGCAGTACCCCAGGGAGCAGTACCACTGCTAGGAAGACTGGTGCGGCTACTCCAGACATAGGTCGAGTTTGCGTATGATGGAAGCAAGGTTGTGCCTCCTGTCGGGGCTGTCCCACCAGTCGGGCCAACGAtgccggtggtggaaaggggtGTTGAAGTGTGGTTGAACCATGCAGATGAGGATAGCGAGGAGCTTCCTGGAAGGTTGGAGACCGTGTGTCCAAGTGTGCAGGAAGTCGTAGTGGGAGCAGCACGGGATGAAGAGCAACCGCCATAGACTGTGACCGTGGTCGTAGCATAGGTAGGGGTGCAAGAGCCGATGCGAACTGTCACTGTTTCTGTAACGGTCTCTGTGGATTCGGCATGGACAACATGTCCGCGGTCAACAGGAATGTGCGCTAAAGCAACGGCATGGCTATTAAAGATCAGTTACTGTGTCATGCGAGTTGAAGAAGTCAACATACCCAAGACTCAACAGAGCCAACGAGTGAATACCTCCCAACATGGCGGCGGTAGAGCCTTATCGTATGCTAAAAGAACGTAGCGGCACCTCTGAATGAACGGAGGAAAGCGACCTGctggctgaagaagaagagaaccATCGCAAAAAGCATCCTCATGACCTTCTTATATCATTCCACAACCAGCAACATGTTTCGTTTCCCATCCTCCTGTTTGGTCAGAGCTGTGCCCCCGTCAACGGCCGAGTTTGCCCTTCATCATAGGAACAACCCCGGTCCAAGCAAGATGTCACCAACCTCATGTTTGCACTCATTTGGGAAAGGAGCCAGACCGATGTGGCTTGAAATGTATTGATCCGTCGGTATGAAAGGACGCACCTGGAGTGCGTCGTGAGTGTTTCCACGGTGCGCCACCTTCGACCGTTGCCAAAGGCAAACCGATCTCGCCAAGGAAAGGACGTTTTGGAGACGGCCTTGTGTGACATTAAAACAGCCTCGAAAGGGAAAAGACTAAACAGAGACCCGGGGAATCCTGGTGAGTCCTCTGCAAGCGAGCCATTCAGCTGTTGCTGAATCCCGTTTGCATGCAGCTGCACCGTCCCGATGCTTTTCACGGCCGCATATACTACCGGTGGCGTGCGCACTGCACCGGGAGGGAATGCGAGATAGCCGAAAAGATT from Podospora pseudoanserina strain CBS 124.78 chromosome 2, whole genome shotgun sequence includes the following:
- a CDS encoding hypothetical protein (COG:S; EggNog:ENOG503NWJK), which gives rise to MTEKQFNVGIVGYGLSAKVFHIPFIQLTPSLKLHSIVQRTPKPGNSAPEDYPDLKHYTATEDLIADPDVDVVVLCTPPNTHYPLTRSALLNNKHVLVEKPFVPTSGEADELTALARQQKRVLCVYQNRRWDSDFLTVQNLLKEDKLGRIVEFETHFDRLRLTALAKGSTWKAGLKMDEAGGVLYDLGSHLLDQVFVLFGMPDGVTGRFVNQREGRLVTGDGTDEQEPDSVTAILSYKNKGLLVFVRAGVACVETRQMRFWVRGTKGSYHKSGLDPQEDHLRAGGKATDTDFGKESEDRFGRLCIVGGDGKVEDQVCPTVEPETYVRFYHLFAKAVASGKEEGVPVPASQAAQVLRIIEAVRESAKTGSEVTPQA